TGAAAAGGTGGTGGAAGTGCGTCGCGGCCGCAAGGTCGATTCCGAGCGCAAGTTTTTCCCGGGCTATGTCATGGTTCGTGCCAATCTGACCGACGAAGCCTATCACCTGATCAAGAATACGCCGAAGGTCACAGGTTTCCTCGGCTCCGACAATAAGCCCGTTCCGATTCCGGATTATGAAGCCGAGCGCATTCTCGGTCAGGTTCAGGAAGGTGTCGAGCGGCCGAAGGCCTCCATTACCTTCGAGATCGGCGAGCAGGTCCGCGTTTCCGACGGTCCGTTCGCGTCGTTCAACGGCACGGTTCAGGATGTGGACGAAGAACGTTCGCGCCTGAAGGTGGAAGTGTCGATCTTCGGCCGCGCAACGCCGGTCGAGCTGGAATACGCTCAGGTCGAGAAGGTCTGATTGCAGAAACTGGAAGCTGGCCCTTTGCGGCCTGTTTCCTGCGGACGTTGTTCGCACCCGCGTGGAAGGTGAGGGGTCTTAGCCGGACCCTAAGGATCCGCACCACGCAACCGCAGCCGCCGGAGAGATCCGGCATCACGGGCCGGGCAACCGGCCGTTCATGAAAGGCAGAGAGATATGGCTAAGAAAGTTGCAGGCCAACTCAAGCTTCAGGTCAAGGCAGGATCGGCAAACCCGTCCCCGCCGATTGGTCCGGCGCTTGGTCAGCGTGGCATTAACATCATGGAATTCTGCAAAGCGTTCAATGCCGCTACGCAGGAAATGGAAAAGGGCATGCCGATTCCGGTCGTCATTACCTATTACCAGGACAAGTCCTTCACCTTCGCGATGAAGCAGCCGCCGGTCAGCTACTGGCTGAAGAAGGAAGCGAAGATCACGTCCGGTTCCAAGACGCCCGGCAAGGGCGCCAAGGCCGGCTCCCTCACCAAGGCTCAGATCAAGTCGATCGCGGAAGCCAAGATGAAGGATCTGAACGCAGCGGATATCGAAGGTGCAATGGCGATGATCGAGGGCTCTGCCCGCGCCATGGGCCTGGAAGTGGTGGGTTAAGATCATGGCTGGTAAGCGCACGAAGAAGATCAACGAAGGTGTTGATCCCACCAAGCTCTACGCTCTGACCCTGGCCATCGGCATGGTCAAGGAACGGGCTGTCGCCAAGTTCGACGAAACCATCGAAGTCTCGATGAACCTCGGCGTCGACCCGCGCCATGCGGACCAGATGGTTCGCGGCGTCGTCAACCTGCCGAACGGCACGGGCCGCACGGTTCGCGTCGCCGTCTTCGCTCGTGGCGCCAAGGCTGACGAAGCCAAGGCCGCTGGTGCCGATATCGTCGGCGCCGAAGACCTCGTCGAAATCGTCCAGGGCGGCAAGATCGAATTCGATCGCTGCATCGCCACCCCCGATATGATGCCGCTCGTCGGCCGTCTCGGTAAGGTTCTCGGTCCGCGCGGCATGATGCCGAACCCGAAGGTCGGCACCGTTACCATGGACGTCGCAGGAGCCGTCAAGGCTTCCAAGGGCGGCGCTGTCGAGTTCCGCGTCGAGAAGGCTGGCATCGTCCATGCCGGTATCGGCAAGGCCTCTTTCGACGCCAAGGCTCTGGAAGAAAACATCCGCGCCTTTGCTGACGCCGTCATCAAGGCGAAGCCGGCTGGCGCCAAGGGCAACTACGTCAAGCGCGTGGCGATTTCGTCGACCATGGGCCCGGGCGTCAAGATCGAGCCCGGCTCGGTCACCGGTGCTCCGGCTGCGTAAGTTTATGGCCGGGCTTTAAGCCCGGCGACTGAATTTTCGGCCTCGCAAGGGGCCGGAATATTCCGGAGAAATCCGGAATCCTGTCCGAGATTGCAGGTGGTTTTCCCTTAATCACTGTGCCTGCATGAGACGGGTAAGACCCGAATTGCAAGAAGTTCGCTTCTCGGAACTCGGTTCGAGCCTTGGATGCCTTGTGCCTCTTTAGCCTTGATTGGCGCGAGAGCGCGGGGGGACAGGATCCTCAAGCGTCGCTTGGGATCTCGCATGATCCCAGGAGGCAAAAGGCAACCGGCGGGCCCATTTTCGGTCCCGCCAACTGGAGATAGGCAGTGGAAAGAGCGGAAAAACGCGAATTCGTCACGGAACTGAACGAAGTCTTCAAGGCTTCGGGCTCAGTTGTCGTGGCCCACTATGCTGGTGCCACAGTCGCGCAGATGAACGATTTTCGTTCGAAGATGCGCGCAGCTGGCGGTACCGTCAAAGTCGCGAAGAACCGCCTGGCCAAGATTGCCCTTCAGGGTACGGAAGCGGAAGGGATGTCCAATCTCTTCAAGGGTCAGACGCTGATTGCATACAGCACCGATCCAATCACCGCTCCGAAGGTCGTCATGGATTTCGCCAAGACCAATGACAAGATCATTGTTCTGGGCGGCGCCATGGGAACAACCACGCTCAACGCCGAAGCAGTCAAGTCGCTTGCGACCCTGCCTTCGCTCGATGAGCTGCGTGCGAAGCTGCTGGGCATGATCCAGACACCGGCTACCCGCATCGCTGGGGTTGTTGCAGCACCGGCAAGCCAGCTTGCCCGCGTGTTTGCGGCCTATGCCAAGAAGGACGAAGCCGCGTAAGGCGGTTTTTCGCTGTTTATAATCAACCGGTTCGAACCGAACAAAAGGAACTAGTAAAATGGCTGATCTCGCAAAGATCGTTGACGACCTCTCCTCGCTGACCGTTCTGGAAGCTGCAGAACTGTCGAAGCTTCTCGAAGAAAAGTGGGGCGTTTCCGCTGCTGCTCCGGTAGCTGTTGCTGCCGCTGCCGGCGGTGCTGCTGCTGCTGTCGTTGAAGAAGAAAAGACCGAGTTCGACGTCATCCTCACGGATGTCGGCGCCAACAAGATCAACGTCATCAAGGAAGTCCGCGCCATCACTGGTCTCGGCCTCAAGGAAGCCAAGGATCTCGTTGAAGCCGCTCCGAAGGCTGTCAAGGAAGGCGTCAACAAGGCTGAAGCCGCTGACATCAAGAAGAAGCTTGAAGACGCTGGCGCCAAGGCCGACGTCAAGTAATCTTGAACTGCTTTTGGGAGGCAGTATCTCTACTGCCTCCCATTTGCCGTTTTTCTGAACGAATTACCCAAAAGCCGCGTCGAAACGGCTTTTGGGTAATGGGTTCTTCAAAAGGATGGTCTCGCACCGAGGGCAGCACAGCAATCCGAGCTGAGCGTTTTCTGGGGTCGGACGAGATTGAACTACTCATTGATTGACGGGATCGACTGGCCATCGGTTCCCGTCCGTTGCAGGCCCGGGTGCAAGATTTTGAAGGAGCGACGATGGCTCAGACCCTTTCGTTCAACGGTCGCAGGCGCGTACGCAAGTTTTTTGGTAAGATCCCCGAAGTCGCAGAAATGCCGAACCTCATCGAGGTTCAGAAGGCGTCCTACGACCAGTTTCTGATGGTTGAAGAGCCGAAGGGCGGCCGACCCGACGAGGGTCTTCAGGCCGTTTTCAAATCGGTTTTCCCGATCACCGATTTCTCCGGCGCATCCATGCTGGAATTCGTGTCCTACGAGTTCGAACCGCCGAAGTTTGACGTTGACGAATGCCGTCAGCGCGACCTGACCTATGCTGCACCCCTGAAGGTGACGCTGCGCCTCATCGTGTTCGATATCGACGAGGATACCGGCGCCAAGTCGATCAAGGACATCAAGGAACAGTCCGTTTACATGGGCGACATGCCGCTCATGACCAACAACGGCACGTTCATCGTCAACGGCACCGAGCGCGTGATCGTTTCCCAGATGCACCGTTCGCCGGGCGTCTTCTTCGACCATGACAAGGGCAAGAGCCATTCGTCCGGCAAGCTGCTCTTTGCTGCGCGCGTCATCCCTTATCGCGGTTCCTGGCTCGATATCGAATTCGACGCCAAGGACATCGTCTACGCCCGTATCGACCGCCGCCGCAAGATCCCTGTCACGTCGCTGCTGATGGCGCTCGGCATGGACGGCGAGGAAATTCTCGACACCTTCTACACGAAGTCGCTCTACAAGCGCGACGGCGAAGGCTGGCGCATTCCCTTCAAGCCGGAAACGCTGAAGGGTGCCAAGGCGATCACCGAGATGGTCGACGCCGATACCGGCGAAGTCGTCGTGGAAGCCGGCAAGAAGCTGACCCCGCGCCTGCTGCGCACGCTGTCCGACAAGGGTCTGAAGGCCCTCAAGGCCGCCGACGACGATCTTTATGGCAACTACCTTGCCGGCGACATCGTCAACTACTCGACGGGTGAGATCTACCTCGAAGCTGGCGACGAAATCGACGAGAAGACGCTTGGCATCATCCTGGCGAACGGCTTTGACGAGATCCCGGTTCTCGGCATCGACCACATCAATGTCGGCGCCTATATCCGCAACACCCTGACAGCCGACAAGAACGAGAACCGTCAGGACGCTCTGTTCGACATCTACCGCGTCATGCGTCCGGGTGAACCGCCGACCATGGAATCGGCCGAAGCCATGTTCAACTCGCTGTTCTTCGATGCGGAGCGTTACGACCTCTCCGCCGTCGGCCGCGTCAAGATGAACATGCGCCTCGACCTGACCGTCGAAGACACCGTTCGCATCCTGCGCAAGGACGACATCCTGGCCGTGGTCAGGATGCTGGTCGAACTGCGCGACGGCAAGGGCGAGATCGACGACATCGACAACCTCGGCAACCGTCGTGTCCGTTCGGTCGGCGAGCTGATGGAAAACCAGTACCGTCTCGGCCTGCTGCGCATGGAGCGCGCGATCAAGGAACGCATGTCCTCGATCGAGATCGACACGGTCATGCCGCAGGATCTGATCAACGCCAAGCCGGCAGCTGCTGCCGTGCGCGAATTCTTCGGTTCCTCGCAGCTCTCGCAGTTCATGGACCAGGTCAACCCGCTCTCGGAAATCACCCACAAGCGCCGTCTTTCGGCTCTTGGCCCGGGCGGTCTGACCCGCGAGCGCGCCGGCTTCGAAGTCCGCGACGTGCATCCGACCCACTATGGCCGCATCTGCCCGATCGAAACGCCGGAAGGCCCGAACATCGGTCTGATCAACTCGCTTGCGACCTTTGCCCGCGTCAACAAGTACGGCTTCATCGAAAGCCCGTACCGCCGCATCGTCGACGGCAAGGTGACGAGCGACGTGCTCTACCTCTCCGCCATGGAAGAGGCGAAGTACTACGTCGCCCAGGCCAATGCCGAGATGAACGCTGACGGTTCCTTCGTCGACGAATTCGTCGTCTGCCGTCATGCCGGCGAAGTCATGCTCGCCCCGCGCGACAGCATGAACCTGATGGACGTCTCGCCGAAGCAGGTCGTTTCGGTCGCAGCCGCGCTCATCCCGTTCCTGGAAAACGACGACGCCAACCGCGCGCTCATGGGCTCGAACATGCAGCGTCAGGCAGTGCCGCTGCTGCGTGCCGAAGCTCCGTTCGTCGGGACCGGCATGGAGCCGGTCGTCGCCCGTGACTCTGGCGCCGCCATCGGCGCCCGCCGCGGCGGCGTGGTCGACCAGGTCGACGCGACGCGTATCGTTATCCGCGCCACGGAAGACCTCGAAGCCGGCAAGTCCGGCGTCGATATCTACCGCCTGCAGAAGTTCCAGCGTTCGAACCAGAACACCTGCGTCAACCAGCGCCCGCTGGTCACCGTCGGTGACGAGGTCAACCGCGGCGACATCCTCGCCGACGGCCCGTCGACCGATCTCGGCGACCTGGCGCTCGGCCGCAACGCGCTCGTCGCGTTCATGCCCTGGAACGGCTACAACTACGAAGACTCGATCCTGCTCTCCGAGCGTATCGTTGCCGACGACGTGTTCACCTCCATCCACATCGAGGAATTCGAAGTGATGGCGCGCGACACCAAGCTTGGTCCGGAAGAAATCACCCGCGATATTCCGAACGTTTCGGAAGAAGCGCTGAAGAACCTCGACGAAGCCGGTATCGTCTATATCGGCGCCGAAGTTCAGCCGGGCGATATCCTCGTCGGCAAGATCACGCCGAAGGGCGAAAGCCCGATGACGCCGGAAGAAAAGCTTCTGCGCGCCATCTTCGGCGAAAAGGCCTCCGACGTGCGCGACACCTCCATGCGCATGCCGCCCGGCACTTACGGCACGATCGTCGAAGTCCGCGTTTTCAACCGCCACGGCGTTGAAAAGGACGAGCGTGCGATGGCGATCGAGCGCGAAGAGATCGAGCGTCTGGCAAAGGACCGTGACGACGAGCAGGCGATCCTCGACCGTAACGTCTACGGCCGTCTAATCGAGATGCTGCGCGGCCAGGCCTCTATTGCCGGCCCGAAGGGCTTCAAGAAGGGAGCCGAGCTTTCGAACGCCGTCGTCTCCGAATATCCCCGCTCGCAGTGGTGGATGTTCGCGGTCGAAGACGAAAAGGTCCAGAGCGAGCTCGAAGCGCTGCGCGGTCAGTACGACGAATCCAAGTCGCGCCTTGAACAGCGCTTCATGGACAAGGTCGAAAAGGTCCAGCGCGGCGATGAAATGCCTCCTGGCGTCATGAAGATGGTCAAGGTCTTCGTCGCCGTAAAGCGCAAGATCCAGCCGGGCGACAAGATGGCCGGCCGTCATGGGAACAAGGGCGTCGTCTCGCGCATTGTGCCGGTGGAGGACATGCCGTTCCTCGAAGACGGCACGCATGTCGACGTCGTTCTGAACCCGCTCGGCGTGCCTTCGCGCATGAACGTCGGCCAGATCCTGGAAACGCATCTGGGTTGGGCTTGCGCTGGCATGGGTCGCCAGATCGGCGAACTGATCGACGCATATAAGGCCAATGGCAACATTGAGCCGCTGCGCAAGACAATCGGCGATGTCGTCGGAGACGGCCCCAAGGCCGAACAGGTCCACGAGTTCGACGATGACTCGGTTCTGCGTCTCGCCGACCAGTGGAAGCGCGGCGTTTCGATTGCGACGCCTGTTTTCGACGGCGCGAACGAAGCCGACGTCAACGACATGCTGCGTCTGGCAGGTCTCAAGGATAGCGGTCAGTCGACGCTGTATGACGGCCGTACCGGTGAGCAGTTCGACCGCCAGGTGACCGTGGGCTACATCTACATGCTGAAGCTCAACCACCTGGTCGACGACAAGATCCATGCTCGTTCGATCGGTCCTTACTCGCTCGTGACCCAGCAGCCGCTGGGTGGCAAGGCGCAGTTCGGCGGCCAGCGCTTCGGCGAAATGGAAGTCTGGGCGCTCGAAGCATACGGCGCGGCCTACACGCTGCAGGAAATGCTGACGGTGAAGTCGGACGACGTCGCCGGCCGCACCAAGGTCTACGAAGCCATTGTCCGAGGAGACGATACGTTCGAAGCCGGTATTCCGGAAAGCTTCAACGTTCTCGTCAAGGAAATGCGCTCGCTGGGCCTCAGCGTCGAGCTCGAGAACACCAAGCTTGACGAGGCGCAGGCAGCTCAGCTGCCCGACGCGGCCGAGTAAGCACTTGATAGGGCGTGCGCTGCCAATGCGGCGCACGCCGGTCCCGCCGGGCGCCGTATCCGTGTCGGCCCGGAAGGGAAGTTTCGCCGCATCCAGCGGTTATTCTCGTTTAAGCGAGGGAGGCGGCTCCCGGGAATTTGCCGCCGACCATCGCATTTTGAGGGCGCTTTAGCCCATGAAGGAGACAGGCATGAACCAAGAGGTCATGAATCTTTTCAATCCGCAGGTGCCTGCACAGAATTTCGATTCCATTCGGATTTCGATCGCGTCTCCGGAGAAGATCCTCTCCTGGTCTTACGGTGAGATCAAGAAGCCGGAAACCATCAACTACCGTACGTTCAAGCCGGAACGCGACGGTCTGTTCTGCGCGCGCATCTTCGGGCCGATCAAGGACTACGAATGCCTGTGCGGCAAGTACAAGCGCATGAAGTACAAGGGCATCATCTGCGAAAAGTGCGGCGTCGAAGTCACGCTGTCGCGCGTTCGCCGTGAGCGCATGGGCCATATCGAGCTCGCCGCTCCCGTTGCCCACATCTGGTTCCTTAAGTCGCTGCCATCACGCATTTCGACGCTGCTCGACATGACGCTGAAGGATGTCGAGCGCGTCCTCTACTTCGAAAACTACATAGTCACCGAGCCGGGCCTGACCGCCCTGAAGGAGCACCAGCTCCTCTCGGAAGAAGAGTACATGCTCGCTGTCGACGAATACGGCGAAGACCAGTTCACCGCGATGATCGGCGCCGAGGCGATCTACGAGATGCTGGCCTCGATGAACCTCGAAAAGATCGCTGGCGACCTGCGCGCAGAGCTTGCCGACACCACGTCGGATCTCAAGCAGAAGAAGCTGATGAAGCGCCTGAAGATTGTCGAGAACTTCATGGAGTCGGGCAACCGTCCGGAATGGATGATCATGAAGGTCGTTCCGGTCATCCCGCCGGACCTGCGTCCGCTGGTTCCGCTGGACGGCGGCCGTTTCGCGACGTCGGATCTGAACGATCTCTACCGCCGCGTCATCAACCGTAACAACCGTCTGAAGCGCCTGATCGAACTTCGTGCGCCTGGCATCATCATCCGCAACGAAAAGCGCATGCTGCAGGAATCCGTTGACGCGCTGTTCGACAACGGCCGTCGCGGCCGTGTCATCACCGGCGCCAACAAGCGTCCGCTGAAGTCGCTCTCCGACATGCTGAAGGGCAAGCAGGGCCGCTTCCGCCAGAACCTGCTCGGCAAGCGCGTCGACTATTCCGGTCGTTCGGTCATCGTCACCGGTCCGGAACTGAAGCTGCACCAGTGCGGCCTGCCGAAGAAGATGGCGCTCGAGCTCTTCAAGCCGTTCATCTATGCCCGCCTCGACGCCAAGGGTTACTCCTCGACCGTCAAGCAGGCCAAGAAGCTGGTCGAAAAGGAAAAGCCGGAAGTCTGGGATATCCTCGACGAGGTCATCCGCGAGCATCCGGTTCTCTTGAACCGCGCACCGACGCTGCACCGCCTGGGCATCCAGGCCTTCGAACCTATCCTGGTCGAAGGCAAGGCGATCCAGCTGCATCCGCTCGTCTGCACGGCCTTCAACGCCGACTTCGACGGCGACCAGATGGCCGTTCACGTGCCGCTGTCGCTCGAAGCCCAGCTCGAAGCCCGCGTGCTGATGATGTCGACCAACAACATCCTGCATCCGGCCAACGGCGCGCCGATCATCGTTCCCTCGCAGGACATGGTTCTCGGCCTCTACTATCTGTCGATCCTCAACCAGAACGAGCCGGGCGAAGGCATGGCCTTCTCCGATCTCGGCGAACTGCATCACGCCCTCGAAAGCAAGGTCGTGACGCTGCACACCAAGATCCGCGGTCGCTTCAAGTCGGTCGACGAGGATGGCAAGCCTTACTCGAAGATCTATGAGACAACGCCTGGCCGTCTGCTCATCGGCGAACTGCTGCCGAAGAACGGCAAGGTGCCCTTCGATATCTGCAACCAGGAAATGACCAAGAAGAACATCTCGAAGATGATCGACACGGTCTATCGCCATTGCGGCCAGAAGGACACGGTCATTTTCTGCGACCGCATCATGCAGCTCGGTTTCGCCCACGCCTGCCGCGCCGGCATTTCGTTCGGCAAGGACGACATGGTCATTCCGGATGCCAAGGCCAAGATCGTTGCCGACACCGAAAACCTGGTGAAGGAATACGAGCAGCAGTACAATGACGGCCTCATCACCCAGGGCGAGAAGTACAACAAGGTTGTCGACGCCTGGGGCAAGGCGACCGAAAAGGTCGCCGAAGAGATGATGGCGCGCATCAAGGCGGTCGAATTCGACGAGAAGACCGGTCGCCAGAAGCCGATGAACTCGATCTACATGATGAGCCACTCCGGTGCCCGCGGTTCTCCGAACCAGATGCGTCAGCTGGGCGGCATGCGTGGCCTCATGGCCAAGCCGTCGGGCGAAATCATCGAGACCCCGATCATCTCGAACTTCAAGGAAGGCCTGACCGTCAACGAGTACTTCAACTCGACGCACGGCGCCCGTAAGGGTCTGGCAGACACCGCCCTGAAGACCGCCAACTCCGGCTACCTGACCCGCCGTCTCGTCGACGTCGCGCAGGATTGCATCGTCACGCATGTCGATTGCGGAACGCAGACGGGCCTCACCATGACCGCCATCGTCGATGCCGGCCAGGTGGTTGCCTCGATCGGCGCCCGTATCCTCGGCCGCACGGCGCTCGACGACATCGATCATCCGGTCACGGGTGAGCGCATCGTCGATGCCGGCAGGATGATCCTCGAGCCCGACGTCGTCGAAATCGAGAAGGCCGGCATCCAGTCGATCCGCATCCGCTCGGCCCTGACCTGCGAAATCCAGACGGGCGTCTGCTCGGTCTGCTACGGCCGCGACCTCGCGCGCGGTACGCCGGTCAATATGGGCGAAGCCGTCGGCGTCATCGCTGCTCAGTCGATCGGCGAGCCGGGCACCCAGCTCACCATGCGTACCTTCCACCTTGGCGGTACGGCAACCGTGGTCGACCAGTCGTTCCTCGAAGCCTCGTACGAAGGTACGGTGCAGATCAAGAACCGCAACATCCTGCGCAACTCCGATGGCAACCTCGTTGCCATGGGCCGCAACATGACCGTCCAGATCCTGGACGAACGTGGTGTCGAGCGGTCGTCGCAGCGCGTGGCCTACGGTTCGAAGCTGCATGTCGACGAAGGCGACAAGGTCAAGCGCGGCCAGCGCCTGGCAGAGTGGGACCCCTACACCCGTCCGATGATGACGGAAGTGGCCGGTACCGTTCAGTTTGAAGATCTGGTCGACGGTCTCTCCGTTCTGGAAGCGACCGACGAATCGACCGGCATCACCAAGCGTCAGGTCATCGACTGGCGTTCGACCCCGCGCGGCTCGGACCTCAAGCCGGCGATCGTCATCAAGGATGCCAGCGGCAATATCGCGAAGCTGTCTCGTGGTGGTGACGCCCGCTTCTTCCTCTCGGTTGATGCGATCCTGTCGGTCGAGCCGGGCACGAAGGTCTCCCAGGGTGACGTTCTCGCCCGTTCGCCGCTCGAAAGCGCCAAGACCAAGGACATCACCGGCGGTCTGCCGCGTGTTGCCGAGCTGTTCGAAGCCCGCCGTCCGAAGGACCACGCCATCATCGCAGAGATCGATGGTACGATCCGCCTCGGCCGCGACTACAAGAACAAGCGTCGCGTCATCATCGAGCCGGCGGAAGACGGTGTCGAGCCTGTCGAATACCTGATCCCGAAGGGCAAGCCCTTCCACCTTCAGGAAGGCGACTATATCGAAAAGGGTGACTACATCCTCGACGGTAACC
The Rhizobium leguminosarum DNA segment above includes these coding regions:
- the rplA gene encoding 50S ribosomal protein L1, which produces MAGKRTKKINEGVDPTKLYALTLAIGMVKERAVAKFDETIEVSMNLGVDPRHADQMVRGVVNLPNGTGRTVRVAVFARGAKADEAKAAGADIVGAEDLVEIVQGGKIEFDRCIATPDMMPLVGRLGKVLGPRGMMPNPKVGTVTMDVAGAVKASKGGAVEFRVEKAGIVHAGIGKASFDAKALEENIRAFADAVIKAKPAGAKGNYVKRVAISSTMGPGVKIEPGSVTGAPAA
- the rplJ gene encoding 50S ribosomal protein L10; the protein is MERAEKREFVTELNEVFKASGSVVVAHYAGATVAQMNDFRSKMRAAGGTVKVAKNRLAKIALQGTEAEGMSNLFKGQTLIAYSTDPITAPKVVMDFAKTNDKIIVLGGAMGTTTLNAEAVKSLATLPSLDELRAKLLGMIQTPATRIAGVVAAPASQLARVFAAYAKKDEAA
- the rpoB gene encoding DNA-directed RNA polymerase subunit beta is translated as MAQTLSFNGRRRVRKFFGKIPEVAEMPNLIEVQKASYDQFLMVEEPKGGRPDEGLQAVFKSVFPITDFSGASMLEFVSYEFEPPKFDVDECRQRDLTYAAPLKVTLRLIVFDIDEDTGAKSIKDIKEQSVYMGDMPLMTNNGTFIVNGTERVIVSQMHRSPGVFFDHDKGKSHSSGKLLFAARVIPYRGSWLDIEFDAKDIVYARIDRRRKIPVTSLLMALGMDGEEILDTFYTKSLYKRDGEGWRIPFKPETLKGAKAITEMVDADTGEVVVEAGKKLTPRLLRTLSDKGLKALKAADDDLYGNYLAGDIVNYSTGEIYLEAGDEIDEKTLGIILANGFDEIPVLGIDHINVGAYIRNTLTADKNENRQDALFDIYRVMRPGEPPTMESAEAMFNSLFFDAERYDLSAVGRVKMNMRLDLTVEDTVRILRKDDILAVVRMLVELRDGKGEIDDIDNLGNRRVRSVGELMENQYRLGLLRMERAIKERMSSIEIDTVMPQDLINAKPAAAAVREFFGSSQLSQFMDQVNPLSEITHKRRLSALGPGGLTRERAGFEVRDVHPTHYGRICPIETPEGPNIGLINSLATFARVNKYGFIESPYRRIVDGKVTSDVLYLSAMEEAKYYVAQANAEMNADGSFVDEFVVCRHAGEVMLAPRDSMNLMDVSPKQVVSVAAALIPFLENDDANRALMGSNMQRQAVPLLRAEAPFVGTGMEPVVARDSGAAIGARRGGVVDQVDATRIVIRATEDLEAGKSGVDIYRLQKFQRSNQNTCVNQRPLVTVGDEVNRGDILADGPSTDLGDLALGRNALVAFMPWNGYNYEDSILLSERIVADDVFTSIHIEEFEVMARDTKLGPEEITRDIPNVSEEALKNLDEAGIVYIGAEVQPGDILVGKITPKGESPMTPEEKLLRAIFGEKASDVRDTSMRMPPGTYGTIVEVRVFNRHGVEKDERAMAIEREEIERLAKDRDDEQAILDRNVYGRLIEMLRGQASIAGPKGFKKGAELSNAVVSEYPRSQWWMFAVEDEKVQSELEALRGQYDESKSRLEQRFMDKVEKVQRGDEMPPGVMKMVKVFVAVKRKIQPGDKMAGRHGNKGVVSRIVPVEDMPFLEDGTHVDVVLNPLGVPSRMNVGQILETHLGWACAGMGRQIGELIDAYKANGNIEPLRKTIGDVVGDGPKAEQVHEFDDDSVLRLADQWKRGVSIATPVFDGANEADVNDMLRLAGLKDSGQSTLYDGRTGEQFDRQVTVGYIYMLKLNHLVDDKIHARSIGPYSLVTQQPLGGKAQFGGQRFGEMEVWALEAYGAAYTLQEMLTVKSDDVAGRTKVYEAIVRGDDTFEAGIPESFNVLVKEMRSLGLSVELENTKLDEAQAAQLPDAAE
- the rplK gene encoding 50S ribosomal protein L11, with amino-acid sequence MAKKVAGQLKLQVKAGSANPSPPIGPALGQRGINIMEFCKAFNAATQEMEKGMPIPVVITYYQDKSFTFAMKQPPVSYWLKKEAKITSGSKTPGKGAKAGSLTKAQIKSIAEAKMKDLNAADIEGAMAMIEGSARAMGLEVVG
- the rplL gene encoding 50S ribosomal protein L7/L12, which encodes MADLAKIVDDLSSLTVLEAAELSKLLEEKWGVSAAAPVAVAAAAGGAAAAVVEEEKTEFDVILTDVGANKINVIKEVRAITGLGLKEAKDLVEAAPKAVKEGVNKAEAADIKKKLEDAGAKADVK
- the nusG gene encoding transcription termination/antitermination protein NusG, encoding MAARWYIVHAYSNFEKKVAEDIENKARQKGLEHLFEKILVPTEKVVEVRRGRKVDSERKFFPGYVMVRANLTDEAYHLIKNTPKVTGFLGSDNKPVPIPDYEAERILGQVQEGVERPKASITFEIGEQVRVSDGPFASFNGTVQDVDEERSRLKVEVSIFGRATPVELEYAQVEKV
- the rpoC gene encoding DNA-directed RNA polymerase subunit beta'; translation: MNQEVMNLFNPQVPAQNFDSIRISIASPEKILSWSYGEIKKPETINYRTFKPERDGLFCARIFGPIKDYECLCGKYKRMKYKGIICEKCGVEVTLSRVRRERMGHIELAAPVAHIWFLKSLPSRISTLLDMTLKDVERVLYFENYIVTEPGLTALKEHQLLSEEEYMLAVDEYGEDQFTAMIGAEAIYEMLASMNLEKIAGDLRAELADTTSDLKQKKLMKRLKIVENFMESGNRPEWMIMKVVPVIPPDLRPLVPLDGGRFATSDLNDLYRRVINRNNRLKRLIELRAPGIIIRNEKRMLQESVDALFDNGRRGRVITGANKRPLKSLSDMLKGKQGRFRQNLLGKRVDYSGRSVIVTGPELKLHQCGLPKKMALELFKPFIYARLDAKGYSSTVKQAKKLVEKEKPEVWDILDEVIREHPVLLNRAPTLHRLGIQAFEPILVEGKAIQLHPLVCTAFNADFDGDQMAVHVPLSLEAQLEARVLMMSTNNILHPANGAPIIVPSQDMVLGLYYLSILNQNEPGEGMAFSDLGELHHALESKVVTLHTKIRGRFKSVDEDGKPYSKIYETTPGRLLIGELLPKNGKVPFDICNQEMTKKNISKMIDTVYRHCGQKDTVIFCDRIMQLGFAHACRAGISFGKDDMVIPDAKAKIVADTENLVKEYEQQYNDGLITQGEKYNKVVDAWGKATEKVAEEMMARIKAVEFDEKTGRQKPMNSIYMMSHSGARGSPNQMRQLGGMRGLMAKPSGEIIETPIISNFKEGLTVNEYFNSTHGARKGLADTALKTANSGYLTRRLVDVAQDCIVTHVDCGTQTGLTMTAIVDAGQVVASIGARILGRTALDDIDHPVTGERIVDAGRMILEPDVVEIEKAGIQSIRIRSALTCEIQTGVCSVCYGRDLARGTPVNMGEAVGVIAAQSIGEPGTQLTMRTFHLGGTATVVDQSFLEASYEGTVQIKNRNILRNSDGNLVAMGRNMTVQILDERGVERSSQRVAYGSKLHVDEGDKVKRGQRLAEWDPYTRPMMTEVAGTVQFEDLVDGLSVLEATDESTGITKRQVIDWRSTPRGSDLKPAIVIKDASGNIAKLSRGGDARFFLSVDAILSVEPGTKVSQGDVLARSPLESAKTKDITGGLPRVAELFEARRPKDHAIIAEIDGTIRLGRDYKNKRRVIIEPAEDGVEPVEYLIPKGKPFHLQEGDYIEKGDYILDGNPAPHDILAIKGVEALASYLVNEIQEVYRLQGVVINDKHIEVIVRQMLQKVEITDAGDSTYIVGDNVDRIELEDVNDHLIEQGKKPAYGDPVLLGITKASLQTPSFISAASFQETTKVLTEAAIAGKTDGLQGLKENVIVGRLIPAGTGGTMTQIRRIATSRDEMILEERRKGTGAAVATPMLQDMAEKAPAAE